From the genome of Streptomyces sp. NBC_01116, one region includes:
- a CDS encoding TOMM precursor leader peptide-binding protein, with translation MSAAVRLTRLSVLGTGAFGARASELLPEISGLAVTQVGPEITCDMLVDADAAVLVLDRPARRLARRFRQVASEAGKPWLLVEFDHPVIRVGPYFDPAAGPCLDCFYAREDQHADKPAPLRKPAPGHEHEHTHEHNHGHAHAPDCSHTSAPASAEEGLGVEAAAGVLPHQARIAAGLLSLSLAEQVRGRVVTVDLRTAAVRSDQVIGCHGCPHCGDETERTLMSRQLDHLFRTVGGVTHDEHR, from the coding sequence GTGTCCGCAGCCGTTCGCCTGACCCGTCTGTCCGTCCTCGGTACCGGGGCTTTCGGCGCCCGGGCGTCCGAACTGCTGCCGGAGATCTCGGGCCTGGCCGTCACCCAGGTCGGTCCGGAGATCACCTGCGACATGCTCGTCGATGCCGATGCAGCCGTGCTGGTACTGGACCGTCCAGCCCGGCGGTTGGCACGCCGATTCCGGCAGGTGGCCTCCGAGGCGGGAAAGCCGTGGCTCCTGGTGGAGTTCGATCACCCCGTCATCCGAGTGGGACCGTACTTCGATCCTGCGGCCGGCCCATGCCTGGACTGCTTCTACGCGCGTGAGGACCAGCACGCCGACAAGCCGGCTCCCCTCCGGAAACCCGCACCCGGGCACGAGCACGAGCACACGCACGAGCACAACCACGGACACGCCCACGCACCGGACTGTTCGCACACATCGGCCCCCGCGTCGGCGGAGGAAGGACTCGGCGTCGAGGCGGCGGCCGGGGTCCTGCCGCATCAGGCGCGCATCGCCGCGGGGCTGCTGAGCCTGTCGCTGGCCGAGCAGGTTCGCGGGCGGGTGGTCACCGTCGATCTCCGCACGGCGGCGGTCCGCTCGGACCAGGTGATCGGCTGCCACGGCTGCCCGCACTGCGGCGACGAGACCGAACGCACGCTCATGTCGCGACAGCTCGATCACCTGTTCCGTACCGTGGGAGGCGTCACTCATGACGAGCACCGATAG
- a CDS encoding aldehyde dehydrogenase, whose product MNTPGNTSENAPDSLPAVEDYTSHTGGARRAPAGTAVPLTDPATGKVWARAHQDPDAVDAAVDAARTAFLAPSWGALPAHSRADLLHRLGDVLVAHTEELAALETRANGKPLTATRGEVGALARWYRYFAAVAETMEDVSRPLSGTARALITQEPLGVVAALTPFNGALSLGSWKLAPALAAGNTVILKPPPQAPASSVRLAELALEAGFPPGVIGVVIGGAEEGRRLTEHPDVAMVTFTGSTAVARTLGARAAERMKRYVCEAGGKSAHIVFADGDLDSAVLAARQGAFSAAGQTCVAGSRVLVQREVYEEFLRRYGEAVGRLRVGDPLDPRTHVGPVASAVALERIEGYVDDALAKGARAVTGGKRATVAAPAGAGFWYEPTVLADAGPDLAVCREEVFGPVVTVHPFDTEDEAVALANSVEYGLAAGFWTRDAARAHRVARRLEAGVVWVNTYRLLHWSVPFGGYKQSGLGRENGVEAVTEFLQTKSVITEHGTPADPFGD is encoded by the coding sequence ATGAACACCCCCGGCAACACCTCCGAGAACGCTCCCGACAGCCTGCCGGCCGTGGAGGACTACACCTCCCACACGGGCGGTGCCCGGCGCGCGCCGGCCGGCACGGCGGTGCCGCTGACCGACCCGGCGACCGGGAAGGTCTGGGCCCGTGCGCACCAGGACCCGGACGCGGTGGACGCCGCCGTCGACGCCGCCCGTACCGCCTTCCTCGCCCCGTCCTGGGGCGCGCTGCCCGCCCACTCCCGCGCCGACCTGCTCCACCGACTCGGCGATGTGCTGGTCGCCCATACCGAGGAACTCGCGGCACTGGAGACCCGGGCCAACGGCAAACCCCTCACCGCCACCCGGGGCGAGGTCGGCGCCCTGGCCCGTTGGTACCGCTACTTCGCGGCCGTGGCGGAGACCATGGAGGACGTCTCACGTCCGCTCAGCGGCACGGCGAGAGCGCTCATCACCCAGGAACCGCTGGGCGTCGTCGCCGCGCTCACGCCCTTCAACGGCGCGCTCTCCCTGGGCTCCTGGAAACTCGCCCCGGCGCTGGCCGCGGGCAACACCGTGATCCTCAAGCCGCCGCCGCAGGCCCCGGCCTCCTCGGTGCGCCTGGCCGAACTGGCGCTGGAGGCGGGGTTCCCGCCCGGGGTGATCGGCGTCGTCATCGGCGGCGCCGAGGAGGGCCGCCGCCTCACCGAGCACCCCGACGTCGCCATGGTCACCTTCACCGGCAGCACCGCCGTCGCCCGGACGCTCGGGGCGCGCGCGGCCGAGCGGATGAAGCGCTACGTCTGTGAGGCCGGCGGCAAGTCCGCGCACATCGTCTTCGCGGACGGCGACCTCGACTCGGCCGTCCTCGCGGCCCGGCAGGGCGCCTTCTCCGCGGCAGGCCAGACCTGTGTCGCGGGCTCCCGCGTCCTCGTGCAGCGCGAGGTGTACGAGGAGTTCCTCCGCAGGTACGGGGAGGCGGTCGGGCGGCTGCGGGTCGGCGACCCCCTCGATCCGCGTACCCACGTCGGGCCGGTGGCCTCGGCAGTGGCTCTGGAACGGATCGAGGGATATGTGGACGACGCCCTGGCGAAGGGCGCGCGGGCCGTCACCGGCGGAAAGCGGGCCACCGTCGCCGCGCCGGCCGGGGCGGGCTTCTGGTACGAGCCGACCGTGCTGGCCGACGCCGGGCCCGATCTCGCGGTCTGCCGGGAGGAGGTCTTCGGCCCGGTCGTCACCGTGCACCCCTTCGACACCGAGGACGAGGCGGTAGCCCTCGCCAACTCCGTCGAGTACGGCCTGGCCGCGGGCTTCTGGACCCGCGATGCGGCCCGCGCGCACCGGGTGGCTCGACGGCTGGAGGCGGGCGTCGTCTGGGTGAACACCTACCGGCTGCTGCACTGGAGCGTGCCGTTCGGCGGCTACAAGCAGTCCGGCCTGGGCCGGGAGAACGGCGTCGAGGCCGTCACCGAGTTCCTCCAGACGAAGTCCGTCATCACCGAACACGGCACCCCGGCCGACCCGTTCGGCGACTGA
- a CDS encoding ABC transporter ATP-binding protein: protein MSDTERIQIRALGRRVLRRFAAHKAGFALSLLTVVLSTALGISGPLFLRVIVDEAVPQRDRELLMWMCLGMLGVGIAQSGFFYLQSRLTNSIGLGVVHDLRVDVYERVQSMPITFHAGRSGAEVQTRLASDIGGISDVITFTAQRALGSLTMVITIGTAMFILSWPVALVAIGLTLGLVIMNQRYAERQRLLAVEAQEHTSEMMRLTGEHLSLPGVLMGRTLRCWDGQRDRFRASSSAIADLTIRERSMATSAESIIGVSFAVIPPVVYWMAGGGFTSLSIGTAIVLVVLQLQLAQPIQALLGLSTSVRRSLAHFDRIFEYIDLGPTAALPAPRIPHTGARVPAVGITLREVSYRYPESGRSTLRGIDLDFPAGSTTMIVGSTGSGKSTLGYLVAGLLEPGAGTVRVSGGDGKPSETVLLVPQEPGIFNASFRDNLLLARPGATEAELREVLSRLALDDLVSSFPEGLDTSVGERGYQLSGGERQRLGLARALLSDAPVVVLDEVTSALDWATARTVQAALEELRGNRTTVVISHRLSGVKDTDRVVVLAEGIVAENGTHGELRTTPGRYSDLLRMRDEDLSEAGTTP from the coding sequence GTGAGTGACACCGAACGGATACAGATACGCGCTCTCGGCCGGCGCGTACTACGGCGATTCGCCGCGCACAAGGCCGGCTTCGCGCTGTCCCTGCTGACCGTCGTGCTGTCCACGGCGCTCGGGATCAGCGGGCCGCTGTTCCTCCGCGTCATCGTCGACGAGGCGGTGCCCCAGCGCGACCGGGAGCTGCTGATGTGGATGTGTCTGGGCATGCTCGGCGTGGGGATCGCCCAGAGCGGCTTCTTCTACCTGCAGAGCCGGTTGACGAACTCGATCGGACTCGGGGTGGTCCACGATCTGCGGGTGGATGTGTACGAGCGGGTGCAGTCGATGCCGATCACCTTCCACGCCGGCCGGTCGGGGGCAGAGGTGCAGACACGGCTGGCCAGCGACATCGGCGGCATCTCCGACGTGATCACCTTCACCGCCCAGCGCGCGCTCGGGTCACTGACCATGGTGATCACCATCGGGACCGCCATGTTCATCCTCAGCTGGCCCGTCGCCCTGGTGGCGATCGGTCTCACACTGGGGCTGGTCATCATGAACCAGCGCTACGCCGAACGGCAACGGCTCCTGGCTGTCGAGGCACAGGAGCACACATCGGAGATGATGCGCCTGACCGGCGAGCACCTCTCCCTGCCCGGTGTCCTCATGGGACGTACGCTGCGCTGCTGGGACGGCCAGCGGGACCGGTTCCGGGCGTCGTCGTCGGCCATCGCCGACCTGACGATCCGTGAGCGTTCCATGGCGACCAGCGCGGAGTCGATCATCGGCGTCTCCTTCGCGGTGATCCCGCCGGTGGTCTACTGGATGGCGGGCGGCGGCTTCACCAGCCTGTCGATCGGCACCGCGATCGTGCTGGTCGTGCTGCAACTCCAGCTCGCGCAGCCGATCCAGGCACTGCTCGGCCTGAGCACGTCCGTGCGGCGCTCACTGGCGCACTTCGACCGGATCTTCGAGTACATCGACCTCGGACCGACGGCGGCCCTGCCCGCGCCGCGGATCCCGCACACCGGGGCCCGGGTACCCGCGGTCGGCATCACGCTGCGCGAGGTCTCCTACCGCTATCCGGAGAGCGGCAGGAGCACACTGCGCGGGATCGACCTGGACTTCCCCGCCGGTTCCACCACCATGATCGTGGGTTCGACCGGCTCCGGAAAGAGCACCCTGGGCTACCTCGTAGCGGGACTGCTGGAGCCCGGCGCCGGTACGGTCCGGGTGTCGGGCGGCGATGGCAAGCCGTCCGAGACGGTCCTGCTGGTACCCCAGGAGCCCGGGATCTTCAACGCCTCCTTCCGGGACAACCTCCTCCTCGCCCGCCCTGGTGCCACCGAGGCCGAACTGCGTGAGGTGCTGTCCCGACTGGCTCTCGACGATCTCGTCTCCTCCTTCCCCGAGGGACTGGACACCTCGGTCGGCGAAAGGGGCTACCAGCTCTCCGGCGGCGAACGCCAGCGGCTCGGGCTGGCCCGCGCACTGCTGTCGGACGCCCCCGTCGTCGTGCTCGACGAGGTGACGAGCGCTCTGGACTGGGCGACCGCACGAACGGTGCAGGCAGCACTGGAGGAACTGCGGGGCAACCGGACCACGGTCGTCATCAGCCACCGGCTGTCCGGAGTCAAGGACACCGACCGGGTGGTGGTTCTCGCGGAAGGGATCGTCGCGGAGAACGGCACTCATGGCGAACTCCGTACCACGCCCGGCCGGTACTCCGACCTGCTGCGCATGCGCGACGAGGACCTGTCCGAGGCGGGTACGACGCCATGA
- a CDS encoding YcaO-like family protein, producing the protein MKQLDPLLSRYGVVGDAFDLSPSRYRGLPELSSYGVDLGSGFPGFEARPDDRVVAGGHALGDKDRARLLAIAEGCERYSGAQFGTEGVVTAAAHDLDGRVLDWSRVPRLSDAEYAHPRCPLVPFDPAAPIRWVRGVDLRDGDPTWLPLSMAAYRSGRRLPAERFVASISTGCAVHTDPASAVFGGLSEVVERDMIAVLWLQKLPLPHIPFDVLDERELTVVEWAHDRFLDTVLLDATSDIGVPTVYCMQTAPHDQTIRTMVGCGTGLTIQDAAYKALLEVTCFRDSLHVEWEEPESFADYTDISDGAKYTGKPENAPHFAFLTDDHPDRPSFQDRGRYAADATEGLTRAVRRFAELDMAVIAVDRTTTELASVGLHSATVVIPDLQPMSLVPLAQYHAHPRLYSAPAAMGYRVLPVEELNPCPQPFA; encoded by the coding sequence ATGAAACAGCTTGATCCGCTTCTCTCGCGCTACGGCGTCGTCGGGGACGCCTTCGACCTCTCCCCGTCCCGCTATCGAGGTCTGCCGGAGCTGAGCTCCTACGGGGTCGATCTCGGCAGCGGCTTCCCGGGCTTCGAGGCACGCCCGGACGACCGGGTCGTGGCCGGAGGGCATGCGCTGGGAGACAAGGACAGGGCACGCCTGCTCGCCATCGCCGAGGGATGCGAGCGCTACTCGGGGGCGCAGTTCGGCACGGAGGGCGTAGTGACCGCCGCCGCGCACGATCTCGATGGCAGGGTGCTCGACTGGTCGCGGGTTCCGCGTCTGTCCGACGCGGAGTACGCGCATCCGCGGTGCCCGCTCGTCCCCTTCGATCCGGCCGCGCCGATCAGGTGGGTGCGGGGGGTGGATCTCCGGGACGGAGACCCCACCTGGCTGCCGCTCTCCATGGCGGCCTACCGGTCGGGGCGCCGTCTCCCGGCCGAGCGCTTCGTGGCGAGCATCTCGACGGGCTGCGCCGTGCACACCGATCCCGCGAGTGCTGTCTTCGGCGGCCTGAGCGAGGTCGTCGAGCGGGACATGATCGCCGTTCTGTGGCTACAGAAGCTGCCGCTGCCGCACATTCCTTTCGACGTGCTGGACGAGCGGGAACTCACCGTGGTCGAGTGGGCGCACGATCGCTTCCTCGACACCGTGCTGCTGGATGCCACCAGTGACATCGGTGTACCCACGGTGTACTGCATGCAGACCGCACCGCATGACCAGACGATACGCACCATGGTCGGGTGCGGTACCGGGCTCACCATTCAGGATGCCGCGTACAAGGCGTTGCTGGAAGTCACCTGCTTCCGTGATTCGCTGCATGTGGAGTGGGAGGAGCCCGAGTCCTTCGCCGACTACACCGATATCTCGGACGGCGCGAAGTACACGGGCAAGCCGGAGAACGCCCCGCACTTCGCATTCCTCACCGATGACCACCCCGACCGGCCCTCGTTCCAGGATCGCGGCCGTTACGCCGCCGATGCCACTGAGGGGCTGACCCGCGCTGTCCGGAGGTTCGCCGAGCTGGACATGGCGGTGATCGCCGTGGACCGGACGACGACGGAACTCGCCTCGGTCGGACTGCACTCGGCGACCGTGGTCATCCCGGACCTCCAGCCCATGTCCCTCGTGCCGCTCGCCCAGTATCACGCACATCCCCGGCTCTACTCCGCCCCCGCGGCGATGGGATATCGCGTACTGCCTGTCGAGGAGTTGAACCCGTGTCCGCAGCCGTTCGCCTGA
- a CDS encoding glycosyl transferase, with the protein MRVNFVSRGHGYGHAARDLRIMTAMRQVNPGVQIRLASAGSGADYYRSRGVEAVDLGFDDADDMGEAASWRVWRFLYERADADLVVSDEFLTVPGFCRHVLDVPNVLITDWFFTELGWPDADSIMDDALEVVVPDFPEAHPVTPATTAPVWFCGPLVDAFAPQRAEARKALGLDEDALVLTVAAGGRPDRIAALRIQLQALRAWSRYAAPTDQLLLLADPPPTRGRAPVTPNVRWVGRSDRPELYYRAADVVLADALGFTGCELVANGVPVIASVTPDPGRAVRVGFAERMDMLERTGLLTRTHADEDPAALWDRVREMRGRSDDPAPGDVWADPLDVATRILGHGRTG; encoded by the coding sequence ATGAGAGTCAATTTCGTCTCACGCGGTCACGGCTACGGCCACGCTGCCCGAGACCTGAGGATCATGACCGCGATGCGCCAGGTGAACCCCGGGGTACAGATCAGGCTGGCTTCGGCGGGGAGCGGAGCGGACTACTACCGCTCCCGTGGTGTCGAGGCCGTCGACCTCGGTTTCGACGACGCCGACGACATGGGTGAGGCGGCGAGTTGGCGCGTCTGGCGATTCCTGTACGAGCGTGCCGACGCCGACCTGGTGGTGAGCGACGAGTTCCTGACCGTGCCCGGCTTCTGCCGCCATGTCCTCGACGTTCCGAACGTGCTGATCACGGACTGGTTCTTCACCGAGCTCGGCTGGCCCGACGCCGACTCGATCATGGACGACGCGCTGGAGGTGGTGGTCCCGGACTTTCCCGAGGCACATCCGGTCACACCGGCCACGACCGCGCCGGTGTGGTTCTGCGGACCCCTTGTGGACGCCTTCGCACCACAGCGGGCGGAGGCGCGCAAGGCCCTCGGCCTCGACGAGGACGCGCTCGTCCTGACGGTGGCGGCGGGCGGTCGCCCCGACCGTATCGCCGCCCTGCGTATCCAGTTGCAGGCGCTCCGGGCGTGGAGCAGATACGCCGCCCCGACGGATCAGCTCCTCCTCCTGGCGGACCCGCCCCCCACGCGCGGGCGGGCCCCCGTCACCCCCAACGTCCGATGGGTCGGGCGGAGCGATCGGCCGGAGCTGTACTACCGGGCCGCCGATGTCGTACTGGCCGACGCGCTGGGCTTCACCGGCTGCGAACTCGTCGCCAACGGCGTCCCGGTCATCGCCTCCGTCACCCCGGACCCCGGCCGGGCGGTGCGTGTCGGATTCGCCGAGCGCATGGACATGCTGGAGCGGACCGGTCTGCTGACCCGCACCCACGCCGACGAGGACCCCGCGGCGCTGTGGGACAGGGTGCGGGAGATGCGCGGCCGGTCCGACGATCCGGCGCCCGGGGACGTCTGGGCCGACCCCTTGGACGTCGCCACCCGGATACTCGGCCACGGCCGTACGGGGTGA
- a CDS encoding muconolactone Delta-isomerase encodes MEFLVNIRITWPEAMDPDVKAEVSDDERRRAAELAASGSLVRMWRVPGRTENWGLWRAADPTELHTIISSLPVWPWMDVTVHALADHPVDPGPAA; translated from the coding sequence ATGGAATTTCTCGTCAACATCCGGATCACCTGGCCCGAGGCCATGGACCCCGACGTCAAAGCGGAGGTCTCCGACGACGAGCGCCGCCGTGCCGCTGAACTCGCCGCGTCCGGGTCTCTGGTCCGCATGTGGCGGGTGCCCGGCCGGACCGAGAACTGGGGACTGTGGCGTGCCGCCGACCCCACCGAACTCCACACGATCATCTCGTCGCTGCCGGTCTGGCCCTGGATGGACGTCACGGTGCACGCCCTGGCCGATCACCCGGTCGACCCGGGGCCGGCGGCTTGA
- a CDS encoding nitroreductase family protein → MPLINETDLWSLAKRALAPADRPDERTPPGGPSAQDPSRTSPASRISRSVPLHDVLTARRSVRRFRQDPVPDTDLATLLDLATSTDRQMWPHGTAATTPQAWLVSGVTGTSGARLRQYISRRSTAGQTTAGEFTDRGDSPEPALLATRYAPAPVTILICAQITDDIDTDPDTGSDDTGSDYGRALLRASAFGYNAWLSAVAAGLGGSVYGRSSPEVTRIVRRYTGTPARHLFTLVLGHPAEAPQESGP, encoded by the coding sequence ATGCCCCTGATCAATGAGACCGACCTGTGGTCGCTGGCGAAGCGTGCCCTCGCCCCCGCCGACCGCCCCGACGAGCGCACCCCTCCGGGCGGGCCGTCGGCCCAGGACCCCTCCCGGACCTCCCCGGCCTCCCGGATCTCTCGGAGCGTGCCGCTCCACGACGTGCTGACAGCCCGTCGATCGGTCCGCCGGTTCCGGCAGGACCCGGTGCCCGACACCGACCTCGCCACCCTTCTGGATCTGGCCACGTCGACCGACCGGCAGATGTGGCCGCACGGTACGGCCGCGACCACCCCGCAGGCATGGCTCGTCAGCGGCGTGACAGGTACCTCGGGAGCGCGGCTGCGCCAGTACATCTCGCGGCGGTCCACGGCGGGACAGACCACGGCGGGGGAGTTCACCGACCGCGGCGACAGCCCCGAACCGGCCCTGCTCGCCACGCGTTACGCCCCGGCCCCGGTAACGATCCTGATCTGCGCGCAGATCACCGACGACATCGACACCGACCCCGACACCGGGTCCGACGACACCGGCTCGGACTACGGGCGGGCGCTCCTGCGGGCGTCGGCGTTCGGCTACAACGCCTGGCTGTCGGCGGTCGCGGCGGGTCTCGGCGGCAGCGTGTACGGCCGTTCCTCACCCGAGGTGACCCGCATCGTGCGCCGGTACACCGGTACACCGGCGAGGCACCTTTTCACCCTGGTGCTCGGGCATCCCGCCGAAGCCCCGCAGGAGTCCGGACCGTGA
- a CDS encoding ABC transporter ATP-binding protein yields MNAADALPPTTSGPPENDTDAVEVIDLRVHFPLRTGVLRRVTGTAHAVDGVSFTVPARSIVTIVGESGSGKTTTGRALVGLSPITSGRVSVHGRPLDEIRRAGALPRLAQIVYQDPYASLNPRMTIRAMIREVVSVHRTTPREKTGERVEDLLAQVGLRTELADRYPHELSGGQRQRAAIARALAVEPRFIVCDEIVSALDVSIQGQIVNLLKDLRSEQDVSFLFISHDMSVVRHISDHVIVMYGGLIMESGPCDEVFSTPRHPYTHALLAAVPVPDPRAPGLRGEIRTRAEPPDPADPLPGCRFQRSCPFATEVCREGAPPPTVAAGATGHTLACHHADAPEVLAALSRTGPPPEAVSSRTPSP; encoded by the coding sequence ATGAACGCCGCCGACGCCCTGCCCCCCACCACCTCGGGACCACCCGAGAACGACACCGACGCCGTCGAAGTCATCGACCTCCGCGTCCACTTCCCACTCCGTACCGGGGTGCTGCGCCGGGTCACCGGCACCGCGCACGCCGTGGACGGGGTCTCCTTCACCGTGCCCGCCCGCAGCATCGTCACCATCGTCGGCGAGAGCGGCAGCGGGAAGACCACGACCGGGCGCGCCCTGGTCGGCCTCTCGCCCATCACCTCCGGCCGGGTCAGCGTCCACGGCCGCCCCCTGGACGAGATCCGCCGCGCGGGGGCGCTGCCCCGGCTCGCCCAGATCGTCTACCAGGACCCGTACGCCAGCCTCAACCCGAGGATGACCATCAGGGCGATGATCCGGGAGGTCGTCTCCGTCCACCGGACGACGCCCCGGGAGAAGACCGGGGAGCGGGTCGAGGATCTCCTCGCGCAGGTCGGCCTCCGTACGGAGCTGGCCGACCGCTATCCCCATGAACTCTCCGGTGGTCAGCGCCAGCGCGCCGCCATCGCCCGCGCCCTGGCGGTCGAGCCCCGCTTCATCGTCTGCGACGAGATCGTCTCCGCACTCGACGTCAGCATCCAGGGCCAGATCGTCAATCTCCTCAAGGACCTCCGCAGCGAACAGGACGTCAGCTTCCTGTTCATCTCCCACGACATGAGCGTGGTGCGGCACATCTCGGACCACGTCATCGTCATGTACGGCGGTCTGATCATGGAGAGCGGCCCCTGCGACGAGGTGTTCTCCACGCCCCGCCACCCCTACACCCACGCGCTGCTCGCGGCCGTGCCCGTGCCCGACCCCCGGGCGCCCGGCCTCCGCGGCGAGATCCGCACCAGGGCGGAACCCCCGGACCCGGCCGATCCGCTGCCCGGCTGCCGCTTCCAGCGCTCCTGTCCGTTCGCCACCGAGGTCTGCCGCGAAGGCGCGCCGCCCCCGACCGTCGCCGCCGGGGCCACCGGACACACCCTGGCCTGCCATCACGCCGACGCCCCCGAGGTGCTGGCCGCGCTGTCCCGAACCGGCCCGCCCCCGGAAGCCGTCTCCTCGCGAACCCCTTCGCCGTAA
- a CDS encoding helix-turn-helix domain-containing protein, protein MTDEQGALLRRLRKRARLTQEQLAERSTVSVRTIRRLETGRSTDHRLRTLHLLADALEVGTEERRQLTDTLDRAQEATAVDPPEPEPAPTAPAGPPAGGLDDAAASLAREVRRRWQREEGHRRVHDPFPLPVRWQPVPAELMDRPENIQRLQPGATPHDLHLSGDLRSVVETYRSIASRRLVILGRAGSGKSVLAIKFALDLLAAPAAPDRVPVIFSIGAWDPATTTLRDLLVGLLLRDHPHLARRMPSGSTLAAALVDADLILPVLDGFDEIAEALRATALEALNATSLPLVLTSRRDEYARAVRAVHAPLVWAAGIELTDLTIEDLTAYLPRTDRLVAHGGEGGGAGVWEAVLKRLRVHDTPASTQLAKVLRTPLMVILARTMYSEAPGKNPEELLSTARFPTAGHLEEHLLAGFVPTVYRHRALERFDADRRQRNRDPDQAQRWLGYLAHTLSQGAHDQQDLAWWRLSQDLRVSTRILHTVLVSTLCMALATWLVQLLVTASGLVEPTGLGPSVSYGLLVGVCSGAAFGVTYAVLAVSGRTTAVPSRVRLRMSAADHRTERRPVRTFFTRFGFMLLGGSVLGVGYSWAVALVSVLGTEFTLTHTQLLKIVLINTLLYGLIIGLTAGLVFGLLAVFEAPMDITAAATPIRLLSVDRTAAGRQLLVLVPALGLGVVLCGYAVVHLFQGLLGTLLWPLHGAALLGATGGLGGATAYVLVFTAWGQWLTSSRVWLPMTRRLPWDTAAFLEDAYQRGVLRQAGAVYQFRHVRLQQHLARSYRDRHTDRTPEDTEQAR, encoded by the coding sequence TTGACGGACGAACAAGGCGCGCTCCTACGCCGATTACGCAAGCGCGCCCGCCTCACGCAAGAGCAGCTGGCGGAGCGGTCCACGGTGAGTGTGCGCACTATTCGCAGGCTGGAGACGGGCAGATCCACCGACCACCGGCTGAGGACACTGCACCTGCTGGCGGACGCCCTTGAGGTCGGGACGGAGGAGCGGCGGCAGCTCACGGACACCCTGGACAGGGCACAGGAGGCAACGGCCGTCGATCCGCCGGAACCGGAACCGGCACCGACCGCGCCTGCCGGTCCGCCGGCCGGTGGGCTCGACGACGCCGCCGCCTCGCTGGCCCGCGAGGTCAGGCGTCGCTGGCAACGTGAGGAGGGGCACCGCCGCGTCCACGATCCCTTTCCGCTCCCCGTGCGATGGCAGCCGGTTCCGGCTGAGCTGATGGATCGCCCGGAGAACATCCAGCGCCTGCAACCCGGAGCCACGCCCCATGACCTGCATCTGAGTGGCGACCTGCGGAGCGTGGTCGAGACCTACCGGAGCATCGCCTCCAGGAGGCTGGTGATACTCGGCCGGGCCGGCTCCGGAAAGTCGGTGCTGGCCATCAAGTTCGCCCTCGACCTCCTCGCGGCTCCCGCCGCCCCGGATCGGGTACCGGTGATCTTCAGCATCGGGGCGTGGGACCCGGCCACCACCACGTTGCGGGACCTCCTGGTCGGCCTGCTCCTACGGGATCATCCGCACCTGGCCCGCCGGATGCCCAGTGGCTCGACGCTCGCCGCCGCGCTGGTCGACGCCGACCTGATACTGCCCGTACTGGACGGGTTCGACGAGATCGCGGAAGCCCTGCGTGCAACGGCGCTCGAAGCGCTCAACGCCACTTCTCTTCCGCTGGTCCTGACCAGCCGCCGGGACGAGTACGCCCGTGCGGTCCGCGCGGTGCACGCACCGCTGGTGTGGGCCGCCGGCATCGAACTCACCGACCTCACCATCGAGGACCTGACCGCGTATCTCCCCCGGACAGACCGGCTCGTCGCTCACGGTGGCGAGGGCGGTGGGGCGGGCGTGTGGGAGGCCGTCCTGAAGCGGCTGCGGGTCCATGACACGCCGGCGAGCACCCAGCTCGCCAAGGTGTTGCGCACCCCTTTGATGGTCATTCTGGCGCGGACGATGTACAGCGAAGCACCCGGGAAGAATCCGGAGGAACTGCTCAGCACCGCACGCTTTCCCACTGCTGGCCACCTTGAAGAACACCTGCTGGCGGGCTTCGTACCCACGGTCTACCGGCACCGCGCTCTTGAACGGTTCGACGCCGACCGCAGGCAGCGGAACCGGGACCCGGATCAGGCCCAGCGCTGGCTCGGCTATCTGGCGCACACTCTGAGCCAGGGCGCGCACGACCAACAGGACCTCGCATGGTGGCGGCTCAGTCAGGACCTGCGGGTTTCCACACGCATCCTGCACACCGTGCTGGTCTCCACGCTGTGCATGGCCCTGGCCACCTGGCTCGTGCAGCTGCTTGTCACCGCCTCCGGGCTCGTCGAGCCGACAGGGCTGGGACCGTCCGTGTCGTACGGACTGCTGGTCGGGGTGTGCTCCGGCGCCGCTTTCGGCGTCACGTACGCGGTACTGGCCGTGTCCGGCCGAACCACCGCCGTTCCGTCCCGGGTGCGGCTCAGAATGTCCGCCGCGGACCACCGGACCGAGCGGAGACCCGTCCGCACCTTCTTCACCCGTTTCGGCTTCATGCTGCTGGGGGGCTCTGTGCTGGGAGTCGGGTACAGCTGGGCGGTCGCCCTGGTGAGTGTGCTGGGGACCGAGTTCACGCTGACGCACACACAGCTGTTGAAGATCGTGCTCATCAACACCCTGCTCTACGGGCTGATCATCGGCCTGACGGCCGGGCTGGTCTTCGGACTCCTGGCAGTGTTCGAAGCACCCATGGACATCACCGCCGCGGCCACGCCGATCCGGCTGCTGTCCGTCGACCGTACGGCGGCGGGCCGACAGCTCCTCGTGCTCGTTCCGGCACTCGGTCTCGGGGTTGTCCTGTGCGGGTACGCCGTGGTCCACCTGTTCCAAGGGCTGCTGGGAACACTGCTCTGGCCGCTGCATGGAGCTGCTCTCCTCGGGGCGACCGGAGGACTGGGCGGGGCAACGGCCTATGTGCTCGTGTTCACCGCATGGGGACAGTGGCTGACATCATCCCGGGTCTGGCTGCCGATGACGCGCAGACTGCCCTGGGACACGGCCGCCTTCCTGGAGGACGCCTACCAACGGGGCGTGCTGCGCCAAGCCGGTGCCGTCTATCAGTTCCGCCACGTCCGGCTGCAGCAACACCTCGCCCGGTCCTACCGCGATCGGCACACCGACCGCACACCAGAGGACACGGAGCAAGCCCGCTGA